From Lemur catta isolate mLemCat1 chromosome 19, mLemCat1.pri, whole genome shotgun sequence, a single genomic window includes:
- the MED29 gene encoding mediator of RNA polymerase II transcription subunit 29: protein MAAPQQQASTASSAAGVSGPGSAGGPGPQQQPQPPAQLVGPAQSGLLQQQQQDFDPVQRYKMLIPQLKESLQTLMKVAAQNLIQNTNIDNGQKSSDGPIQRFDKCLEEFYALCDQLELCLRLAHECLSQSCDSAKHSPTLVPTATKPDAVQPDSLPYPQYLAVIKAQIACAKDIHTALLDCANKVTGKTPAPPTGPGGTL, encoded by the exons ATGGCTGCGCCCCAGCAGCAGGCTTCAACGGCTTCCTCGGCTGCTGGTGTATCCGGTCCGGGTTCGGCTGGCGGTCCGGGTCCCCAGCAGCAGCCGCAACCGCCAGCACAACTGGTGGGCCCTGCCCAGAGCGGGCTTCTGCAGCAACAGCAACAGGACTTCGATCCTGTGCAGCGCTATAAGATGCTCATACCGCAGCTGAAGGAGAGTCTACAG ACCTTGATGAAGGTTGCAGCCCAGAACTTGATTCAGAACACTAATATTGACAACGGACA AAAGAGCAGCGACGGACCCATACAGCGCTTTGACAAGTGCCTGGAGGAGTTCTACGCGCTCTGTGACCAGCTGGAGCTCTGCCTG CGCTTGGCACACGAGTGCCTGTCGCAGAGTTGTGACAGCGCCAAGCATTCTCCTACACTGGTGCCCACAGCCACCAAGCCAGACGCGGTGCAACCTGACAGCCTGCCCTACCCGCAGTACCTGGCGGTCATCAAAGCCCAGATTGCTTGTGCCAAGGACATTCACACCGCCCTGCTGGACTGTGCTAACAAGGTCACAGGCAAGACACCTGCACCACCTACTGGGCCAGGGGGCACCCTCTGA
- the PAF1 gene encoding RNA polymerase II-associated factor 1 homolog: MAPTIQTQAQREDGHRPNSHRTLPERSGVVCRVKYCNSLPDIPFDPKFITYPFDQNRFVQYKATSLEKQHKHDLLTEPDLGVTIDLINPDTYRIDPNVLLDPADEKLLEEEIQAPTSSKRSQQHAKVVPWMRKTEYISTEFNRYGISNEKPEVKIGVSVKQQFTEEEIYKDRDSQITAIEKTFEDAQKSISQHYSKPRVTPVEVMPVFPDFKMWINPCAQVIFDSDPAPKDTSGAAALEMMSQAMIRGMMDEEGNQFVAYFLPVEETLKKRKRDQEEEMDYAPDDVYDYKIAREYNWNVKNKASKGYEENYFFIFREGDGVYYNELETRVRLSKRRAKAGVQSGTNALLVVKHRDMNEKELEAQEARKAQLENHEPEEEEEEEMETEEKEAGGSDEEREKGSSSEKEGSEDERSGSESDREEGDRDEASDKSGSGEDESSEDEARAARDKEEIFGSDADSEDDADSDDEDRERAQGGSDNDSDSGSDGGGQRSRSRSRSASPFPSGSEHSAQEDGSEAVASDSSEADSDSD; encoded by the exons ATGGCGCCCACCATCCAGACCCAGGCCCAGCGGGAGGATGGCCACAG GCCCAATTCCCACCGGACTCTGCCTGAGAG GTCTGGAGTGGTCTGCCGAGTCAAGTACTGCAATAGCCTCCCTGATATCCCCTTCGACCCCAAGTTCATCACCTACCCCTTCGACCAGAACAG GTTCGTCCAGTACAAAGCCACTTCCTTGGAGAAACAACATAAACATGACCTTTTGACTGAGCCGGACCTGGGAGTCACCATTGACCTCATCAATCCTGACACCTACCGAATTGACCCCAATG TTCTTCTAGATCCAGCTGATGAGAAGCTTTTGGAGGAGGAGATTCAGGCCCCCACCAGCTCCAAGAG ATCACAGCAGCATGCGAAAGTGGTACCATGGATGCGTAAGACAGAGTACATCTCTACTGAGTTCAACCGTTATGGCATCTCCAATGAGAAGCCTGAGGTCAA GATTGGAGTTTCTGTGAAGCAGCAGTTTACTGAGGAAGAAATATACAAAGACAGAGATAGCCAGATAACAGCCATTGAGAAGACTTTTGAAGATGCCCAGAAATCA ATCTCCCAGCATTATAGCAAGCCCCGAGTGACACCAGTGGAAGTCATGCCTGTTTTCCCAGACTTTAAG ATGTGGATCAACCCATGTGCTCAGGTAATCTTCGACTCCGACCCAGCCCCCAAGGACACGAGTGGCGCAGCTGCATTGGAGATGATGTCTCAGGCCATGATTAG GGGCATGATGGATGAGGAAGGGAACCAGTTTGTGGCCTATTTCCTGCCTGTGGAAGAGACGTTGAAGAAACGAAAGCGGGACCAGGAGGAGGAGATGGACTATGCACCAGATGATGT GTATGACTACAAGATTGCTCGGGAGTATAACTGGAATGTGAAAAACAAAGCCAGCAAGGGCTATGAGGAAAACTACTTCTTCATCTTCCGAGAGGGTGATGGGGTTTACTACAACGAATTGGAAACCAG AGTCCGTCTTAGTAAGCGCCGGGCCAAGGCCGGAGTTCAGTCGGGTACCAACGCCCTGCTTGTGGTCAAACACCGGGACATGAATGAGAAGGAATTAGAAGCTCAG GAGGCACGGAAGGCCCAGCTGGAAAACCACGAACccgaggaagaagaggaagaggagatggagacagaagagaaagaagctgGGGGCTCAG aTGAAGAACGTGAGAAGGGCAGCAGCAGTGAGAAGGAAGGCAGCGAGGACGAGCGCTCAGGCAGTGAGAGTGATCGGGAGGAGGGTGACAGGGATGAGGCCAGTGACAAGAGTGGCAGCGGTGAGGACGAGAGCAGTGAGGATGAGGCCCGGGCTGCCCGGGACAAAGAAGAGATCTTCGGCAGTGATGCTGATTCAGAGGATGATGCTGACTCTGACGACGAGGACAGAGAACGAGCGCAAGGTGGCAGTGACAATGATTCAGACAGTGGCAGCGATGGTGGTGGCCAGCGGAGCCGGAGTCGCAGCCGCAGTGCCAGTCCCTTCCCCAGTGGCAGCGAACACTCAGCCCAGGAGGATGGCAGTGAAGCTGTAGCTTCTGATTCCAGTGAAGCTGACAGCGACAGTGACTGA